A single Drechmeria coniospora strain ARSEF 6962 chromosome 03, whole genome shotgun sequence DNA region contains:
- a CDS encoding GTP-binding protein ypt1 has protein sequence MTTTTTTTTPFSTPGETPANEPPLADQPTVDTTTFSSCSSSVIPVSASPACCCDSPTTPTPNRTYPPSASTLYVPALRPPHACLHGRPIRPAVWLREHPGLLADASQKIRTIELDGKTVKLQIVSTPLRPRCRRAPTSLPTANPCSLQWDTAGQERFRTITSSYYRGAHGICVVYDVTDMDSFNNVKQWLQEIDRYATEGVNKLLVGNKSDMSDKKVVEYTVAKVSLDSHVRPRIPPASRGLPALSSLTGSPCWGARFPRTDVLTQSEGIRRQPGDPVPRDISQEC, from the coding sequence atgacgacgacgacgacgacgacgaccccaTTCTCCACTCCCGGAGAAACGCCCGCAAACGAACCGCCGCTTGCTGACCAGCCGACCGTAGATACGACTACCTTTTCAAGTTGCTCCTCATCGGTGATTCCGGTGTCGGCAAGTCCTGCTTGCTGCTGCGATTCGCCGACGACACCTACACCGAATCGTACATATccaccatcggcgtcgacttTGTACGTCCCCGCCCTCCGCCCTCCGCACGCCTGCCTGCATGGACGGCCCATCCGCCCGGCCGTCTGGCTGCGTGAACATCCAGGACTCCTAGCTGACGCTTCGCAGAAAATCCGAACAATAGAGCTCGACGGGAAGACGGTCAAGCTTCAGATTGTGAGTACCCCTCTCCGTCCACGGTGCCGCCGGGCGCCCACCTCCCTGCCCACGGCTAATCCTTGCTCGCTGCAGTGGGATACGGCCGGCCAGGAGCGATTCCGAACCATCACCTCGTCCTACTACCGCGGCGCCCACGGCATCTGCGTCGTCTACGATGTCACCGACATGGATTCCTTCAACAACGTGAAGCAGTGGCTCCAGGAAATCGACCGATACGCCACCGAGGGCGTCAAcaagctcctcgtcggcaacaaGAGCGACATGTCGGACAAGAAGGTCGTCGAGTACACAGTTGCCAAGGTGAGCCTCGATTCCCACGTTCGGCCTCGCATCCCGCCTGCGTCGCGTGGCCTTCCCGCCTTGTCCTCCTTGACCGGCTCGCCCTGTTGGGGCGCCAGATTTCCTCGCACCGACGTGCTGACGCAATCTGAAGGAATTCGCCGACAGCCTGGGGATCCCGTTCCTCGAGACATCAGCCAAGAATGCTAG